The proteins below come from a single Panicum hallii strain FIL2 chromosome 7, PHallii_v3.1, whole genome shotgun sequence genomic window:
- the LOC112898803 gene encoding uncharacterized protein LOC112898803 isoform X1, protein MASSPSALASVVKAAVVPVPPPRPAAAAVAVPRRAPVPTVLRAAGGHARRGAALVAASALDDLRPAIDEYPEGVLSGEWPENFSLLSYADLRAYLESQITTTGEMSPTARLVDVMSRPVQVATPGQRLAEVDAFFAAQQYSGLPVVDEESRCVGVVSKKDKAKALNGIESTTVGEVMSSPAITLTLEKTVLEAAALMLKEKVHRLPVVNEQQIVIGIITRTDVFQALEANNRA, encoded by the exons ATGGCGTCCTCGCCTTCTGCGCTCGCGTCCGTCGTCAAGGCCGCCGTCGTCCCCGTCCCGCCACCGCGGCCGGCGGCTGCGGCCGTGGCAGTGCCGCGGCGCGCGCCGGTGCCAACCGTCCTGCGAGCCGCGGGCGGCcacgcgcggcgaggcgcggcgctGGTGGCGGCCTCTGCGCTGGACGACCTGCGCCCGGCCATCGACGAGTACCCCGAGGGCGTCCTGTCCGGGGAGTGGCCCGAGAACTTCTCCCTGCTTAGCTACGCCGACCTCCGCGCCTACCTCGAGTCCCAGATCACCACCACCGGCGAG ATGAGCCCGACGGCGAGGCTCGTGGACGTGATGTCGCGCCCCGTGCAGGTGGCCACGCCGGGGCAGCGCCTTGCGGAGGTCGACGCTTTCTTCGCCGCGCAGCAGTACTCCGGCCTGCCGGTGGTCGACGAGGAAAGCAGGTGCGTCGGGGTCGTCTCCAAGAAGGACAAGGCCAAGGCGCTCAACGGG ATAGAGTCAACTACTGTTGGTGAAGTGATGTCGTCCCCTGCTATAACTCTGACACTTGAGAAGACTGTCTTGG AAGCTGCTGCTCTGATGCTCAAGGAGAAGGTCCACAGGCTACCGGTCGTGAATGAACAGCAGATAGTGATTG GAATTATCACCCGAACGGACGTGTTCCAGGCTTTGGAGGCCAACAACCGAGCATGA
- the LOC112898803 gene encoding uncharacterized protein LOC112898803 isoform X2, giving the protein MASSPSALASVVKAAVVPVPPPRPAAAAVAVPRRAPVPTVLRAAGGHARRGAALVAASALDDLRPAIDEYPEGVLSGEWPENFSLLSYADLRAYLESQITTTGEMSPTARLVDVMSRPVQVATPGQRLAEVDAFFAAQQYSGLPVVDEESRCVGVVSKKDKAKALNGIESTTVGEVMSSPAITLTLEKTVLEAAALMLKEKVHRLPVVNEQQIVIANNQCR; this is encoded by the exons ATGGCGTCCTCGCCTTCTGCGCTCGCGTCCGTCGTCAAGGCCGCCGTCGTCCCCGTCCCGCCACCGCGGCCGGCGGCTGCGGCCGTGGCAGTGCCGCGGCGCGCGCCGGTGCCAACCGTCCTGCGAGCCGCGGGCGGCcacgcgcggcgaggcgcggcgctGGTGGCGGCCTCTGCGCTGGACGACCTGCGCCCGGCCATCGACGAGTACCCCGAGGGCGTCCTGTCCGGGGAGTGGCCCGAGAACTTCTCCCTGCTTAGCTACGCCGACCTCCGCGCCTACCTCGAGTCCCAGATCACCACCACCGGCGAG ATGAGCCCGACGGCGAGGCTCGTGGACGTGATGTCGCGCCCCGTGCAGGTGGCCACGCCGGGGCAGCGCCTTGCGGAGGTCGACGCTTTCTTCGCCGCGCAGCAGTACTCCGGCCTGCCGGTGGTCGACGAGGAAAGCAGGTGCGTCGGGGTCGTCTCCAAGAAGGACAAGGCCAAGGCGCTCAACGGG ATAGAGTCAACTACTGTTGGTGAAGTGATGTCGTCCCCTGCTATAACTCTGACACTTGAGAAGACTGTCTTGG AAGCTGCTGCTCTGATGCTCAAGGAGAAGGTCCACAGGCTACCGGTCGTGAATGAACAGCAGATAGTGATTG CCAATAATCAGTGCCGATGA
- the LOC112901432 gene encoding DNA-directed RNA polymerases II, IV and V subunit 11-like, producing MLPHSLSSVRTTPLATLSAYEQLHRDPNVLFAGYKLPHPLLYKIITRIHTTSQSSPTQAYTQATKDLDKELEYLMQAFEDEKNRCEPRL from the exons ATGCTGCCTCATTCACTATCGAGCGTGAGGACGACACCATTGGCAACATTGTCCGCATATGA GCAGCTGCACAGAGACCCAAATGTGCTCTTTGCTGGCTATAAGCTCCCTCACCCACTTCTGTACAAGATCATCACGAGG ATCCATACTACCAGCCAGTCTTCCCCAACACAGGCCTACACCCAGGCAACCAAAGATCTAGACAAGGAGCTTGAGTACCTTATGCAAGCTTTTGAG GATGAGAAGAACAGGTGTGAGCCGAGGCTTTAG